From the genome of Equus przewalskii isolate Varuska chromosome 23, EquPr2, whole genome shotgun sequence:
ATCCCCGAAACCTACTTACAGACCCAAGGTTAAGAGCCACCGAATTAAGCCACATCTGGTTTACCCTACCCTTGGCAGCAGTTTAAAACTCAGGGAATATCTGCTactggggaaaaggaggaaaggaaggaacaaGATGCTGCAGTTACGCGGAGTCAGGGGCTATACAAAGCAAGGCCATGAAGCAAGCCAGGCAGCGCTCCCAATGTGTCCTTACCTGTCAAGGGCTGGCTGAGTTCCGCCTGCACTTTACCCTTCGCTGATCCTTCCAGAGGTAAACCTCTGTCCCCTTTGTAGAGTTTCGGTTTAAATGGAGAATCTTTGTCTTTACCTTTTGATCCTTTAGGCCGGCCTGCTTGCTTCTTCTTGGATTTGCCATCCCCCTTCACACCCAGTAGTGGATGGACTTCTGTAAAAGGACAGATAGGCATGGAAAGAAATCCACACAGCACCAGACCTATCACCTCAACCAAGCACATGGCATGCCACTGATCCATAAGCAAAAAACGTTGCTCTGTGTCCCAGATCCActaacacagagagaaaaatttgCTTTGTTAACTacttataaaactataaaataacgATCGTTAATTGAGAAATAGTTGCTTGGCCAAAGGGCACACCTGGCCTATGTGGTTCACACCATGCCATGGCAGCTCTAAAACGCAGCTACAAGACACACCAAGCCAGAAGAGGAAGGCACACACGCACGTGAGAACAGAAAGGGGGTGGACTTCGGAACTAGACAGCCCAGGTAAGACTTCTGACTCCACCAGGTGATTGCACAGGCTTCCAGAGTCAGACTGTGAGAGCAGGTGTGAGCCACGACTGTCCGAGTCTGACCGGGGCGCTCCCACCTGACAAAACAGcagtgaggggcagggagaagggggcgCAAGGAGACAAGCTCCGAGGCAGATGGCAGAAGACTTAAAGGGTGTCACCTGAGGCCAAGCACCGAGGGCAGGACCTCCCCGTCAGAAAAGAGAAGTGCAAGCACCGAGGGCAGGACCTCCCCATCGGAAAAGAGGAGTGCAAGCACCAAGGGCAGAACCTCCCCGTCGGAAAAGAGAAGTGGAAGCGGAGGAAATCATCACCAAGTTGTAAAGCACTACAAAAAAGACTCAGAGGAAAATTCCTCTAAGGTAAAATTACTCCAACAAAAACCACCCGACCGTGCTGGAGAGTGAAAAGTGGTGTCTACAGGGCAACAGAGAGAAGACGCGGCTCTTACCATCATTTGGTACTCCTTGAAGTTCTATATTGGTTGTTTTGGGTTTCTTCTTAGGCGGCTGGGACCCATCTGCTGAAGcctgcctcctcttctctgaACTAGCCCCTTCATCCATCAAGGAGGTTTGGACTGCATCTGGTGGGGGGCCATAAGGATTTTCTTCTGGGTCTTCTACCTCAGGGGCAATGGGTAAATATAATAGAGCCTTTGAGTCTTCCAGCTCTTCATCACTATTTGGAACAGGATCAGACAAGGGAttagaaaaaagaggagacaGTTGCTTAAACCACGAATCCTTCCTCTAGGGCAGAATCACCCATATTAACCATAAGCAACAGGTTTGGATCTAGAACCTTAAGAAAGCCAAGATGAATAAAAGGAAATCAGACATGATGAACAAGATCAGTAGTAAAAATCAAACAGGGGCTAGCCCCATGACctgatggttaagtttggcatgctctgcttcagcggcccaggttcagaccccaggagcagacctacaccacttgaccacagccatgctgtggtggtgacccacatacaaaatagaggaagactggctcagacgttagcacagggcaaatcctcctcagcaaaaaaacaaaaataaaaataaatatttaaatgaattatttcagtttcttACGATTTTCTATCAGAGGAGATTTTCTATCAAAGGAGCTATCTCTTTGAGCTAATAACCAGACGGAAGTGAAGGGAGAGACAGGGGAAATGGGGATTCAACACCAGAGACTGAGGAGGAGGAGCATCCCAAGGTCCAGCCTCTGGCGGTGGCTCACCTGCTACAGAAGGCAGCAATAGGGTCCACACTGGTGACATCCACCTCCTCATCCTCTGCAGCATCAGCCCCTGCAGAACAGAAACAAAGCAGAGGTGTGAGAAGAAGTGGAAAACTGCTTTTTACATACAGCTTAATGATTTTCATGAACTGAAATTCaggagaaacaaaggaggaaaatcaaacagttcatttcacttaatccttcaacaaatatgtgcTGAATTTCCACCCTATGCTATGCACTGGGAATAGAGTGATGCCCAAGAAAACTGGGAACCATTTTTCAGTAAGACATTCCTGGTCTAACTGGGGAGGCAGATATAAACAGATAATTTCAATTCAATACAGTCAGTGCTACAGTAAAGGTATGTGCAATGTGCTAAGGAGATGAGGAGCAGTAACACTTTCTGTGGAAGtctgggaaggcttcacagaatATCATAATACCAATGCAGTCCAGAACATGCTGCATCCTTGGTTGTCTTCCTAAAACACACGAAGCACGTTATCTTAATATCACAAAAGCGAGGACCAGCACTTTCAAATTGGAAAGAATCAACCTCAGTCCCAACTGCCTGATTCCCGGCACCATCAAGTGGCCCAGCAGGCAGTGACCTGTGGCATCATTTACTGGATGACAGCGCCAACTGGGCATACCAAGCATTCACATACACAAATCCCTACCATGTGAAAAGCCCTGTGTTAGGCACCACGGGGATAAAAAGCCAAATCTTCCTACTCAAGGAGCTTCCTATCTGAAGTTCAGAAGACAAGAGAGGGAAATAACAATGACCACAATCATAACAGAAAATCACAGCTGAATGCTCATTATGGCCTACTTTACAGGACTCACCTCATTTACCTGTGCAAATCTATAAAGCAGGTTCTATTCTTACCcctatgttacagatgaggaagttcaGGTATAAAGAATAAGTATTTTGCCCAAGGTAGTGTGACTCCCAAGCCCATGCTCTTTTCCTTCATCTTACTGACAAGGGAGTCACAAGATGACACGAGCTGAGCACCTAGCATGCGGGGCACTTTGCTTGGTGCTGCATGGACACCCTCATTCAATTGTCTGCAGTTAGTCAGGAAACAGAAAGTGAAATGGTAAGCGAGTTGTGTGAGCCCTGGGAATGCCCACGTAAGCCCTTGGTCAATGCCTTACAAATAAAGACTCTCAAAACTGTCAGAACTGGggaagcttaaaaagaaaaatggcattttaGACTAAGTGCTGAAACGAATTTTCAACACAAATAAAGAACGAATACTGAGTAAAACAAtcattttcctttgggaaacaTCTGCAATTGGGATTGGGGAATGCTGTCTGAGAAATATTACCTGTCTGCTCAGGCTCACTCTTATCTTCATCTTCAATATCAAACTCTGATTCCCTTTCCTCATATTCTACATTTTCATCCAACTCTTTGAAGTCTGGTGCAAAGGCACTCCAATTTTCCTacaccacaaacaaaacagactaCTCAGCCATAATGAGAAAGCAACAGTCTATAATCTAGACATCTgtgataaaagagaaagatttgagCATGAAGAGACCCAGAATTCTGAGATCAAATATGGCAGCTAATAAAAATTAGGTATCTACaggttttactattttatttcttatcttaaaCGTTCCAGGTTACTAACTGTAGCCCTTCCATAAATAACTGCCTCCTTTAATCTTTCTAAGATGCAATTCTGAGGCAAAATGTGAAATTTTCTTCTGAGTACCCTGATTACAAACATAACTAAAGGTgttcaaaataaaaccaagatATAAAACAGAAACTAAGTGAgctgaaaataagaaaagcaagagagtggggccagccccgtggccgagtggttaacattccacatactctgcttcagcagcccagggtttgcttgtttggatccctggcatggacctactcctctcatcagctgtgctgtggaggcctCCCACGTACACAacagaggaagaccagcacagatgttagctcagggctaatcctcctcaagcaaaaaaagaggcaatggatgttagctcagggcaaatcttccttaccaggggaaaaaaaaaaaaaaaaagaaaaagaaaaatctatctcAGATAACAGAAAGCACACTAGACTTTCTCCCTGAAAAGAGAGCCTAGTAAATCAGCTTTGGACCAAGACCTTTCcatcaaaataaagcaaaactagGACCACTGAACCTATTTAATTAGGTTACAAGAATCACATGCGAAAGAAAGTAAATAAGACAGTTTTTAACTTACTACTTGTAAggttatttaataaaaagaaagggtATCTAGTTTCAAAGCAATTAAACCAGACAAATACTTACTACTTGATTTTGTGCCCAGATAGATACCACTCCACTAGAAATGGATGCTATGATGGGTCGAACAGGATGCCACtaaatttaatgaaggaaagaaaaattggttCTAAAAATGGATCCAAGATTTTCCTTATTACGGAAGTAATAACAGCAAGCTCTCCTTTTACTCACAGCTACATCCAAGAGGAGCTCCCCTCTCGTCCCGTGGAGAATCTTCACCAGGTTGCCAATGCTCTTCTCCCATATGTACAGGGCATGCTGCCGGGCTGAACCTGCCACTATGTATTCCCCATCCCCCGAGAAACAACATTTCTTCCACGGGGTCCTAATGGACAAAGAAAGCACCCAAGGAGAACCAGGGCTGGAGGCCAGGTCCCAAACTGTCACACATGCCTCCAGGGCGTGACACCTACCTATTCACCAAGTCCTGTAATTTCTGCATGGGCTCAGGCTCTCCGTCTCTTCCACAGGTTAAGATTTCTCTGCCATCGTAAACTCTGATTATTCGATCTGCTGTGTTAATTAAAAAGCAACTACAGAAGGGATAAAAATATCAACAGCAGAGGTCAGAAACCTGTTCTGTTAACATTTTCTATTACTATCTGTTACTTAGAACAGTACCATGAAACAACTAATAACTTGGAGAGAGACTGAGTAAAAATCTAAATAACAGACTAAAATACTTATATATCTACTTGTCATTATCCATGAGAACAGGTTTCATGCTTTCTGCACCCCTGAACCCTTTATGTGCAAACTAATCACCGGTATTTGATTGCGATCCAAGATCTTTAAATTGAAACCAGCTTGCTGAACTCAGGAGCTTACagttaaatgtatataaatattttatatttctggtcTGTTTTATACACAATATAGTCCTCTTAATAATAAACTAATTATGTCATTTTAATACGTTCAGCTTTTTACTGTAATGATATTGGAAACAAAATGTAAGTTATTTTACCACCTTCTTACAGACTTCACTGAACAACCTTTTCTCGATTCGAAAGAATTTTGAACACGAATGTCCTCTAAGTATGTATGGGTATTCCTACACGAAACAGGATGACTGTTAGCTCTCTTACTGACaacctatttcttcttgtttctgttgACATGTCTACCACTAGCTGGGTAACCAAACTCATCAGAAAAACATCTGAAATTAAAAGGGTTTAAAAGGGTAAACAAGTTTTATGTGAGTGAAGTGTATGATCATTTACTATGAGCATTCTGTGACATCATCTGATTAGAATAACAGCTCATCTTTACCTGGAGCTTACCCTGCACCAGGAATGTTGTCTAAGTGCACAGCACTCAGACATCTTTTCCATGAAGACACTGCCTGACACCCTCCAGAGAAAGATGTGGCTGCCAGCtcaatatggtaaattttatgaacTTCAGAACTGGATACTGACAGTTCctaataactattttttaagtaaacttttttttttttttgaggaagattagccctgagctaacatctgccactccccctcttcttgctgaggaagactggccctgagctaacatccatgcccatcttcctctacttcatatgtgggatgcctgacacagcatggcttgacaagcagtgccatgtctgcaccgggatccaaactggtgagccccgggccaccaagaaggtgctaacttaaccgctgtgccaccgggccagcccctgagtaaACTTTCTTTACAATTTAAGTATAATATACACAAAAACTGACTCAATGTATTTTTGCATTCTACTCACTTTTAAAACTGTCCCCCAAAAGACAAGGTCTCACCTCCCCTTCCGGGCAAATTCTATTGACTTAATGGCTGTGGTATTGCTTGTTCCAGTTGTTACTCTGAAGGAAGCAACGAGATCCTGAGAATCTGTTTTTAGGACCAAAATCTAaagtttaaaggagaaaaaaagtaagtATTCTGATAACTTATAGTAACGAGATCTGGCTTCTGTTTCTAAAACTGAGAAGAGACTGAATAAAAATATCCAGTAAACACCTCTATTCCCATGTATTCAACCTAATTAACCGGGATTGCCTTTTACCTCTTCAAATAAAGGACAGTGCCTTAATCTGTTcttaaaatatactatttagtgttattcacaatagccaaaaagtggaagcaactcatgtatccatcaacagatgaacggtgaacaaaatgtggtatacacatacaacggaatattattcagccttgaaaaggagggaaattgTGGCACATGCTGCACATGGACAATCTTGAGGGCATTACATGAGGCAAAATAAGCCGGTTCCAAacgacaaatactgtatgagccCACTCATATGAGATACCTAGAGTAGCCAACTTCATAGAGACAGTACaatggttgccaagggctggggggaaGCAAGGAACAGGAAGTTAgcgtttaatggggacagagtttcagttttgcaagatgaacagagttctggagatgatggttgtgatggctgcacaacaatctCAACGTACTGAATGCCACTGAACCGTATACTTAAgaatggttaagacggtaaattttatgtcgtctgttacatgtattttaccacaattaaacaAACTGCCACTTTCTAAAGTTGCCATGAAATTACACTAAACCATGTGCCCcagtcaaaaaacaaaacaaaataaaacaaaaaaccaaggtGCCTAATGGACTACAAACTCTAAGCTTAAAAGGGACCATAAAGTTCCCCAAACCTGACTTCTTACTCCACAACACTGCAGGTTAAGCTGTCCTGAATTACACAATATTTACAGAACTAGGTATCAGACATTTTCATCagaagtattccattttataatcactttcacattttataatttagtaaTGGCTCTTCATTACCAGCATCCAGTAAAGGCCCTTCCGTCCTTTTCTAGGCCAAATAATCTGACCACTCTAAATCCAAAGAACAGAAATTACGGCATGACAGAAAAACAGGCTACATTTGCCACAGGCAGGAGGCATGCTCAGTCCAGGGAcagaagaaatttcaaagaacTAGTAAGCGTGAAATGAGCCAACCCACAGGATGAGTAAGGTTTATTTCACTAGCCTCTAAGCTTCTAGGCTTACCTTGCCTTTTGCATTTCCTGTATAGATATATTCCCCTCGCCTATCAAAAGATGCAACCACGTTCAGGTCGGAGTCGTCGTCGACCGGCAAGACAACATGCTTGGAATCTGAAAGGGTCAACATGACAGGAGCAGATTTCATGGGACACACGAGAACCTTGTTcctgtttaaaaatatgaacagtACATTGGCTGTTGCTTTGGTATCAGAAGGCTGATTCTCTTGCCCTTTTCCCTGATCCCTATCCACTACCCTCATCACCTCTCCCAGCCCAAGCAAATTTAAAATAGGGAACAAGTCTCAAatctaaatgtttaataatagGGAAATGACTAAGTAAAGTTATAGGATCCTACCTTGACAAAGTAAAATGgaatcactaaaaataaatacaaagacgTAGCAAACTAgtaaaatatgtatgaaataaagtgaaaaggcaaaaaattaaaattatgtaaaaaatacGTATTTATGTACATCTAATATGCATATATGTGCTCTGGGAGCTATAATGCACTATAAAACAAGCTTTATACTCAAAGAAAACTTGACTAAAAGAgaacccagagaaatgaaaagttatgtCTGGGTAATGGAATGGTGGGTaactcatttttgtttgtttgttgtttaagattttatttttcctttttctccccaaagccccccagtacacagttgtgtattttcagttgtggctccttctagttgtggcatgtgggacgccgcctcaacacggcctgatgagcagtgccatgtccacgcccaggatccgaaccagcgaaacccttgggccgccaa
Proteins encoded in this window:
- the RBBP5 gene encoding retinoblastoma-binding protein 5 isoform X1, which encodes MNLELLESFGQNYPEEADGTLDCISMALTCTFNRWGTLLAVGCNDGRIVIWDFLTRGIAKIISAHIHPVCSLCWSRDGHKLVSASTDNIVSQWDVLSGDCDQRFRFPSPILKVQYHPRDQNKVLVCPMKSAPVMLTLSDSKHVVLPVDDDSDLNVVASFDRRGEYIYTGNAKGKILVLKTDSQDLVASFRVTTGTSNTTAIKSIEFARKGSCFLINTADRIIRVYDGREILTCGRDGEPEPMQKLQDLVNRTPWKKCCFSGDGEYIVAGSARQHALYIWEKSIGNLVKILHGTRGELLLDVAWHPVRPIIASISSGVVSIWAQNQVENWSAFAPDFKELDENVEYEERESEFDIEDEDKSEPEQTGADAAEDEEVDVTSVDPIAAFCSSDEELEDSKALLYLPIAPEVEDPEENPYGPPPDAVQTSLMDEGASSEKRRQASADGSQPPKKKPKTTNIELQGVPNDEVHPLLGVKGDGKSKKKQAGRPKGSKGKDKDSPFKPKLYKGDRGLPLEGSAKGKVQAELSQPLTAGGAISELL
- the RBBP5 gene encoding retinoblastoma-binding protein 5 isoform X2; translation: MALTCTFNRWGTLLAVGCNDGRIVIWDFLTRGIAKIISAHIHPVCSLCWSRDGHKLVSASTDNIVSQWDVLSGDCDQRFRFPSPILKVQYHPRDQNKVLVCPMKSAPVMLTLSDSKHVVLPVDDDSDLNVVASFDRRGEYIYTGNAKGKILVLKTDSQDLVASFRVTTGTSNTTAIKSIEFARKGSCFLINTADRIIRVYDGREILTCGRDGEPEPMQKLQDLVNRTPWKKCCFSGDGEYIVAGSARQHALYIWEKSIGNLVKILHGTRGELLLDVAWHPVRPIIASISSGVVSIWAQNQVENWSAFAPDFKELDENVEYEERESEFDIEDEDKSEPEQTGADAAEDEEVDVTSVDPIAAFCSSDEELEDSKALLYLPIAPEVEDPEENPYGPPPDAVQTSLMDEGASSEKRRQASADGSQPPKKKPKTTNIELQGVPNDEVHPLLGVKGDGKSKKKQAGRPKGSKGKDKDSPFKPKLYKGDRGLPLEGSAKGKVQAELSQPLTAGGAISELL
- the RBBP5 gene encoding retinoblastoma-binding protein 5 isoform X3, which codes for MNLELLESFGQNYPEEADGTLDCISMALTCTFNRWGTLLAVGCNDGRIVIWDFLTRGIAKIISAHIHPVCSLCWSRDGHKLVSASTDNIVSQWDVLSGDCDQRFRFPSPILKVQYHPRDQNKVLVCPMKSAPVMLTLSDSKHVVLPVDDDSDLNVVASFDRRGEYIYTGNAKGKILVLKTDSQDLVASFRVTTGTSNTTAIKSIEFARKGSCFLINTADRIIRVYDGREILTCGRDGEPEPMQKLQDLVNRTPWKKCCFSGDGEYIVAGSARQHALYIWEKSIGNLVKILHGTRGELLLDVAWHPVRPIIASISSGVVSIWAQNQVENWSAFAPDFKELDENVEYEERESEFDIEDEDKSEPEQTGADAAEDEEVDVTSVDPIAAFCSSDEELEDSKALLYLPIAPEVEDPEENPYGPPPDAVQTSLMDEGASSEKRRQASADGSQPPKKKPKTTNIELQGVPNDEVHPLLGVKGDGKSKKKQAGRPKGSKAGGAISELL
- the RBBP5 gene encoding retinoblastoma-binding protein 5 isoform X4 — protein: MALTCTFNRWGTLLAVGCNDGRIVIWDFLTRGIAKIISAHIHPVCSLCWSRDGHKLVSASTDNIVSQWDVLSGDCDQRFRFPSPILKVQYHPRDQNKVLVCPMKSAPVMLTLSDSKHVVLPVDDDSDLNVVASFDRRGEYIYTGNAKGKILVLKTDSQDLVASFRVTTGTSNTTAIKSIEFARKGSCFLINTADRIIRVYDGREILTCGRDGEPEPMQKLQDLVNRTPWKKCCFSGDGEYIVAGSARQHALYIWEKSIGNLVKILHGTRGELLLDVAWHPVRPIIASISSGVVSIWAQNQVENWSAFAPDFKELDENVEYEERESEFDIEDEDKSEPEQTGADAAEDEEVDVTSVDPIAAFCSSDEELEDSKALLYLPIAPEVEDPEENPYGPPPDAVQTSLMDEGASSEKRRQASADGSQPPKKKPKTTNIELQGVPNDEVHPLLGVKGDGKSKKKQAGRPKGSKAGGAISELL